One window of the Cryptomeria japonica chromosome 7, Sugi_1.0, whole genome shotgun sequence genome contains the following:
- the LOC131033056 gene encoding transcription factor WER: MRSPCRSKEPQRRVWTVEEDFTLFKYIKTHGDGAWDYVPNKTGLKRSGKSCRLRWVNYLRPDIKRGNISAEEDDLIIKMYRLLGNRWSLIAKHLPGRTDNEIKNYWNAHLRKRVAKSHNSNKSDSSSTCIEDNCITKDEATETTALTTSPGTLISDGCNSSVHIKEKEDHVDLNFCFSDDLNALTETKYLDEIGSFESLVELGNSVENNVEVETSFAVEVLYSHDQLELQCSLKSKLESKLELLREILELEEE, encoded by the exons ATGAGGTCTCCTTGCCGTTCAAAAGAGCCCCAGAGAAGGGTATGGACTGTCGAGGAAGATTTCACTTTATTTAAATACATAAAAACCCACGGTGATGGTGCATGGGATTATGTGCCCAACAAAACAG GGTTAAAACGGAGTGGAAAGAGCTGCAGATTGAGATGGGTGAATTATCTTCGTCCTGATATTAAACGTGGAAATATTTCCGCAGAGGAAGATGACCTCATTATTAAAATGTATCGTCTGCTTGGCAATAG ATGGTCACTGATAGCAAAACATCTTCCTGGGAGaacagacaatgaaataaaaaACTACTGGAATGCTCATCTCCGCAAGAGGGTTGCAAAATCTCACAATTCTAATAAAAGTGATTCTTCTTCTACTTGTATTGAAGACAATTGTATAACAAAAGATGAAGCCACAGAAACAACAGCATTGACGACAAGTCCCGGAACCTTAATATCAGATGGCTGTAATAGTTCAGTCCACATAAAGGAGAAGGAAGATCATGTGGACTTGAACTTTTGTTTTAGTGATGATCTGAATGCCTTGACTGAAACCAAATATTTGGATGAAATCGGTTCCTTTGAAAGTCTTGTAGAACTGGGAAATAGTGTTGAGAACAATGTAGAAGTAGAGACGAGTTTTGCAGTCGAAGTGCTTTATAGCCATGATCAATTAGAATTACAATGTTCGCTGAAATCAAAACTAGAGTCAAAACTAGAGTTATTAAGAGAAATCTTAGAATTGGAAGAGGAATGA